The Planctomycetaceae bacterium DNA segment GCAGCGATGTCGCGAAGTTCACGCGGTAGACGACGGGAAGTTCCGGTCGCATCCAGGTGGAACCCGCGTGCAGAATGAAGGACCGATACGTGCGGACGGCGTCGTCGTACTGTTCCAGTCGCATCAGGCAGACTCCGCGGGCATTTCGGACCTTGTCCGTGGGCATGCTGGCGGACAACAGCAGGGACAGCGCATCGCGGAGTTTGCCGGTATCCGCCAGCCTCGCAGCCTTGTCTACAAGAGCACTAACACGGTCATCGCCGTGGGAGAAATCACTGTGATGGTTTTTCATGGGAGACTCCATTTGAAAAAGTCACCGATTGGAATTGTCGCGGTGACCGGAACGCGTGAGACGTAAGGCGATGGGCTGATGGTGCGGATCGGAACTGCCAATGTTCCGGCAGTCACCTGCGGATGACTCGTCCTGCGACCTGGATGCCTTCAGACGGCAACGTCGCGCTAAGAGGCCATCAAAGCCCTCGTACGAAAGATGAAAAACAGGAACTGCACGGCGACGCTGCTGGTCGCCGGTTCCGCTTTCATAGTCTCAGCATCATGCGCAGAGTCAGCAGCGTCGGACTGCCGGCGATCGGAAGCGCGTGCGGTCCATACGCCTGAAGATTGGGACGTCGGAGCGCTTTGCCGCTGCGAACCGGTGCAATGCCGGCCGTCACCAGCGTACACCAGCCTGACGGGCTGAGCGTGCGGATTCGCGGCGCCTGATGAGCCGGCAGCGTGACCCGATTCGCTTGCTCAACAGCCGAAACGGGTATCGCTGGCGAATTCGCCGTGCTGTCGTCCGTGATTCCCCTGGCCGCCCGGGTAACCGGATCGCTGCTTGAAAGGGCTTTCGCGTCAGTCGCCTGGAAGAAGGCTGTCCCGCAGAGCCCGATAAAGATTCCGGCACCAAGAATGAAAAGTGCCGCGGTGAATCGGCGACGGGCGAACGATCGCGGTCGGCTGCAGCAGGCAGCAACATTCCGCAACGGTGGGGTTCTTGACGGCAGGCCAATGCAAGTGGTCAATTGAGCGTACCAGCGGACCGCCTGAGAAATCGCTGAACGAGCCAAAGAACGGACGACGACCGCTCGGCGACATCTGAACGAGTCCTGTTCAATTTTCGGCGTCACCGAAGCAGCGGCAAGGATCGCACATTCGGATTCCCGGCGCCGGGAAACCTGCCCCTCCGTTGCGACCTGCCTTTGACCTTTTCCTTGGCATCTTTTTCCTTGGTATCTTTGGCTCCGCAGTTCTTTGTACAGTGATTCAGAGCCGGTCTGGCTCCACCAGGGTCCGATTGGATCGGTCGTAGGTCGCGCTGGCCGAGAGAATCTCCCCTTCCGTGTAAGGGTTTCCGCCCACTCCCAAATTTCAAGGTAGTTTTTGGTTCCAGGCCATCGATTTCGTCCCGCGCGGTCGATGACGAGAGGACACGGCGAATCCATTTCGAATTCCGTCTTCCGCAGTCATTGTCATGATCGAGACTGTTCAGGAAATCCCAGCAGAATCTGAAGACCGTTCGCTGTCCGCGACGCTCGCGTCGGCATCGGCCGAGTCTCTGAATCGGAGCCGTTGGCGGGCGGAGGGCGTTCGGAGCCGCGAGATGCGGCAGATCGAAGACATCCTGCAAAGCACGTCGCGAAACGTTCTGGACGTCCATCAGCAGCGACTGGCCAAATCCAACAAGCGCAGCGAAGCGCTGCGGGCAACCGTGCGAGCGCTGGTGACGACGCTGGAAGGAAAGGACCTGTATACGTGGGGCCACAGCAACCGTGTCGCTGAACTTTCCCGATTGACGGCGATGCGGCTGGGGCTGGACGTCGACTGCTGCGAACGGATCTACACCGCCGGGCTTCTGCACGACGTCGGCAAGCTCGGAATTCCGGATACGGTCCTGAACAAGGCCGCTCAGCTAAGCAGTGCCGAATACAACCTGATCCGGCTGCACCCGGTGATCGGATTCGAAATCGTCCAGCGCGTCAGCAGCCTTGCCGACGTGGCTCCCGCCGTCCTGTATCACCATGAAGCGTTCGACGGCGCGGGTTATCCGGACGGTCTGGTCGGTGATGAGATTCCGCTGGACGCCAGAATTCTGGGCGTTGCCGACGCCTTCGATGCGATGACCAGCGCTCGTTCCTACCGCAACAAAATGTCCCCGCGCCGCGCGGAAGCGATTCTGCTTGACGGATGCGGCCGTCAGTGGGACGCGGAATGCGTCAGAGCCTTCCTGTCGGCGACCGACGGGGCACGGCTGACAATTCAACAACCGTCTATGACCAGCGTACGTCTGCGTTGATCTGAATTGCCGCAATTGGCAGCGCCCAAAATTCGCTAAGGCGTGCGGCAGATGAGAATCTACCCGCCAGCCGCAGGGCGCTATCCCGGGTTCTCAGCGAACACAACCGCGGCGAGCGCCGTGCGGCTTGCGGGCAGGTAACAGCTCATCGGCCGCTCGCCTAAAGACCGGCCTGTTCGGGCCAGTACCGCTGTTCGAGATCCTTGAGTCTTTCGTATGCGGGATGCACTGAGCCGTCGGGACGCTGCAGCAGCGAACTGGTGGCATGATCCTGCGACGCTGCGTCCCAGTCGAAACAGTAGACTCCAGTGACTCGCTCTTTCGACAGGCACATCAGCAGGACGTTTTCCAGCCACTGAGCCTGCTGCACTTCGAACTGCGGTTCGCTGACCGAAGAACCGTCTGAATCAACAAGTTCGGGCAGAGCAACCATCACGTTCAGCGGGACCTGCAACATCGACCAGTGGTCCAGTAGCTGCGAGAACGACAGCAGATCTCGTGGCAGACTGGCCAGATCGTCCTGTCCGCAGCGAATTTCCAGGCTGACTTCGTCGATGGACACACCGCTTCGCCGCAGCGTGTCAACGAACTGAATCGGGGGCAGTCGATTCTGTGTCGTGCTGATGTACTCACCCCACGGCTGCACGACGCGCAGGCTGATTTGTATCTGCTCGTCGACCTGTCGTGCGGCACCGATCGCCTGCAGGGCCAGATTCAGACGCTGTTCCTCGGTCAGTCCGCAGGCGCCGCCGCGGTTTGCACCGCAGATGACTTCCCAGTGCCGAATGCGGCCGACATAGTGGCCAACAACCGTTTCAACGAAATCGGCTGTGAAGCTCTGCATGTTGACGGGGTCGCCGTGCCAGCATTGCATCCAGTTGGGAAACCGGTTGCGAGACAGATCCACCAGCGGTCCCCCCATCAGGAACAGGCGGTTCGTGGTGGCCCAGTCAACCAGCGCGTCCGTCTGAGTCCACTGATAGTCGCCGTCGGACGGTTCCATTCGGCTCCAGTCAGTATTGACCAGGACGGCGTTGAATGCGTCCATGTACAGCTCCGGCCTTGCCGGAATCTCCGACAGCCGGCAACCCAAAAACACCGGAAACTGAGTCGATCGCTGCCGTCGAAACGCCAGCCGCTGCCGGGTGTAAAGTTCACAAAGCTGATCGGTGGCGTGGTGGGCCAGGCGGAGTGCTCGAATCGCGGAATCCAGCGATCCGGGAGCCACAACGGCGTTGCGAAACGTGCGATGGGCCATGTCGCGAGTTGTGTCCACTTCCGGAGAAGATCGCAGCCCGGCTCCCGTCCACAGTCCATAGTGATTTCGCAGGCGAGAAAGCTCGCCGCGGGCCAGTTCGACTTCCAGTTGGTACGGAACCGGCGTTTCCCGCAGGCAGGTGGTCTGCGCCACGAACTGTTCGGTTGGGCTGACCTGACACAGAATTCTCAGGCGGCTGCTTTCCATCTGAGCACGATCGCAGGTGAGCAATCCGCCTTTGAGCGTCGTTGACGACGGGATCACTCGCCCGTCAAACGTGACGAAGTCGGCGCGTGCGATACCTGTTTCTGAAAGCAGTCCCGGATGTTCGGTGTGAAACTGAATCGTTCCCATTCGGTCGCCTGAAACGAGATCTGTGCGGTCGAAGGCCGTGACGACCGCTGCTCAATTGTGGTGTTCCGGATGTCGCTCGACTGGCAACGCGGATTATGGGCAGGTGGCAGTGTATCGCCGCCGGGGATCGTTGTTCAACGAATGCCACCGGGTTATGCTGCCCGCCCGCGATACCGGCCTGCGATCCGTCAGCGCTTTCGGCCTGGTGACGAACTCCGAATGACAGGAATTTCAAATTTCCCCGCCTGACTTGTCCCGCTGCCTGCCTGAGTTGCCAGATGAACACGCCTGTCCTGAGTACTCAGATTCCGGGTATTGCCGTTCGCCACGGAAAAGTTCGCGATGTCTATGACTTTGGCGACCGGCTGCTGTTTGTCGCGACGGATCGCATCAGCGCATTCGACTGGATTCTGCCGACCGGAATTCCTCGCAAGGGCGAAGTGCTGACGCGGCTCAGCCGGTTCTGGTTTGACCGACTTGATGTTGAGCATCATTTTCTGTCAGACAGCCTGTCTGACGTTCCGTTGCCTGAATCGGCCGATCTCAACCAGCTCCGAAATCGCAGCATGGTTGTGAAGAAGACCGACGTTGTGCCCGTGGAATGCGTGGTTCGCGGCTACCTGTCCGGTTCCGGCTGGAAGGAATACCGAACCACCGGAACGGTCTGCGGAATTCGACTTCCGGACGGGCTGCAGGAAGGCAGCCGACTTGAAGAACCGGTCTTCACACCGGCAACGAAGGCGGAATCCGGTCACGATCAGAACATTTCGTTCACGGAAATGGCCAGCGCCGTCGGTCAGCAGACTGCCGAAAGGCTGCGCGAACTCAGCCTTCACGTTTACGCAGAAGCCGCCGTATTCGCCGCAGAACGCGGGATTATTCTGGCGGACACGAAGTTCGAGTTCGGACGCCTCGACGGCCGGTTGATCCTCATCGACGAAGTCCTGACTCCCGACAGTTCTCGCT contains these protein-coding regions:
- a CDS encoding endo-1,4-beta-xylanase, encoding MGTIQFHTEHPGLLSETGIARADFVTFDGRVIPSSTTLKGGLLTCDRAQMESSRLRILCQVSPTEQFVAQTTCLRETPVPYQLEVELARGELSRLRNHYGLWTGAGLRSSPEVDTTRDMAHRTFRNAVVAPGSLDSAIRALRLAHHATDQLCELYTRQRLAFRRQRSTQFPVFLGCRLSEIPARPELYMDAFNAVLVNTDWSRMEPSDGDYQWTQTDALVDWATTNRLFLMGGPLVDLSRNRFPNWMQCWHGDPVNMQSFTADFVETVVGHYVGRIRHWEVICGANRGGACGLTEEQRLNLALQAIGAARQVDEQIQISLRVVQPWGEYISTTQNRLPPIQFVDTLRRSGVSIDEVSLEIRCGQDDLASLPRDLLSFSQLLDHWSMLQVPLNVMVALPELVDSDGSSVSEPQFEVQQAQWLENVLLMCLSKERVTGVYCFDWDAASQDHATSSLLQRPDGSVHPAYERLKDLEQRYWPEQAGL
- a CDS encoding phosphoribosylaminoimidazolesuccinocarboxamide synthase is translated as MNTPVLSTQIPGIAVRHGKVRDVYDFGDRLLFVATDRISAFDWILPTGIPRKGEVLTRLSRFWFDRLDVEHHFLSDSLSDVPLPESADLNQLRNRSMVVKKTDVVPVECVVRGYLSGSGWKEYRTTGTVCGIRLPDGLQEGSRLEEPVFTPATKAESGHDQNISFTEMASAVGQQTAERLRELSLHVYAEAAVFAAERGIILADTKFEFGRLDGRLILIDEVLTPDSSRFWPESSWKPGSAQPSFDKQFVRDWLEKSGWDKNSPPPELPSDVVQKTSEKYIEAFERLTERRF
- a CDS encoding HD-GYP domain-containing protein: MRQIEDILQSTSRNVLDVHQQRLAKSNKRSEALRATVRALVTTLEGKDLYTWGHSNRVAELSRLTAMRLGLDVDCCERIYTAGLLHDVGKLGIPDTVLNKAAQLSSAEYNLIRLHPVIGFEIVQRVSSLADVAPAVLYHHEAFDGAGYPDGLVGDEIPLDARILGVADAFDAMTSARSYRNKMSPRRAEAILLDGCGRQWDAECVRAFLSATDGARLTIQQPSMTSVRLR